One genomic segment of Streptomyces sp. RKND-216 includes these proteins:
- a CDS encoding tyrosine-type recombinase/integrase has translation MRWEPSRDQPAGLVFTTPTGRVTDLRSLNRMLTVLCRAANVRRVRVHDLRHTCASLLLAQGVDARTIMETLGHSTITMTLDTYGHVMDTTLKAAADRMDAALGSGEDERENRGAEGLEGPSA, from the coding sequence ATGAGGTGGGAGCCGTCGCGGGACCAGCCTGCCGGCCTGGTCTTCACGACTCCCACGGGCCGGGTCACGGACCTGCGCAGTCTCAACAGGATGCTGACCGTCCTCTGCCGGGCGGCGAACGTCCGCAGAGTGCGGGTGCACGATCTTCGGCACACCTGTGCCTCGCTGCTGCTGGCTCAGGGTGTGGACGCTCGCACCATCATGGAGACGCTGGGGCACAGCACGATCACCATGACGCTCGACACGTACGGGCACGTGATGGACACGACGCTCAAGGCGGCGGCCGACCGGATGGACGCCGCACTCGGATCGGGCGAGGACGAGCGAGAGAATCGAGGTGCCGAGGGGCTGGAAGGGCCGTCGGCGTGA